In Flavobacteriales bacterium, the genomic window TGATCATTTCAAGGTTGAAATTTGGAATCAGGAAATCAGAGTCGCTTAATCTCTGCGCCTAATTTATTCAGACGAACGTCGATGTTCTGATAACCGCGGTCGATCTGTTCAATATTGTGGATTACACTTTTTCCTTCGGCACTAAGTGCAGCAATCAACAATGAAACACCGGCACGGATATCCGGCGAAGTCATGGTTACACCACGCAACGGAAACTGACGATTCAATCCAATTACGGTAGCGCGATGCGGATCGCACAAAATGATTTGCGCACCCATATCGATCAGTTTATCTACGAAGAATAATCTGCTCTCGAACATTTTTTGGTGAATGAGAACCGAACCTTTTGCCTGGGTGGCTACCACTAAAACAATTGATAATAAATCCGGCGTAAATCCTGGCCAAGGTGCATCGGCTATGGTTAAAATGGAACCATCGATGAACGATTCCACTTCATAACTTTCCTGTGAGGGAATAAATAAATCATCACCACGCAATTCCATTTTTATTCCCAATCGCGAAAACACTTCAGGAATCATTCCCAATTCCGGATAGGCAACATTTTTAATGGTGATTTCAGATTGCGTCATGGCTGCAAGTCCAATAAACGATCCGATTTCAATCATATCCGGTAATAGTTTATGTTCACAACCGTGAAGGTATTCTACTCCTTCGATGGTAATGAGATTGGAACCTACACCCGTAATTTTTGCGCCCATGCGGTTCAGCATTTTACACAATTGCTGAATGTAAGGTTCGCAGGCTGCATTGTAAATGGTGGTTTTGCCTTTTGCAAGAACAGCCGCCATTATGATGTTAGCCGTTCCCGTAACTGAAGCTTCATCCAGCAACATGTATGTTCCTTTCAGATTACTAGCTTCTACACGGTAAAAATTTTCTTTGGAATCGTAATTAAATACAGCACCCAGTTTTTGAAATCCCAGAAAGTGAGTGTCTAAACGTCGGCGACCAATTTTATCTCCACCCGGTTTCGGAATATATCCTTTCCCGAAGCGGGCTAAGAGTGGACCAACAATCATAATGGATCCTCTCAATCCACCCCCACGATTTTTAAAATCATCGGAGTTGAGGTATTCCATGTTTACTTCTTTCGCTTCAAAAGAAAAAGTTCCTTCTTCCAGCTTTTCCACTTTAACACCCATTGCCTGCAAGAGGGAAATGAGTTTGTTTACATCGATAATATCCGGAACATTTCGAATGATTACTTTCTCGGGTGTAAGTAAAACAGCACTGATAATTTGCAATGCTTCATTTTTAGCTCCCTGAGGAACCAGCTCCCCTTTGAGTCGTTTACCTCCGGTAATTTCAAATGTTCCCATAGATCAATATCTTTTCTTGTTCTTGTGTTTGAAGTTTTTGTTCCAGTGTTTTTTCTTCTGGAAATTACCCTGACGTTGTTCCTGACCACCACCCATGGCTTTATTGGTCAATTCAATATCCTTCAGTTCGATTTTTCCGGAAGAGAGGGATTTTAATTGCTCAAAAATAACTTCATCGGTTACCGTATCTCTGTTCCAGGTGAGGTACGAACGCTTCATTAAATTGGCAATGGTTAAAATCAATGCTTTCTTTTCTTCGCCTTCTTCAAATTCAACCGCTTTCTGAATCATCATTTCTATGGTTTTTCCATAGTGACCAAAACGAATATTCTTTTTAGGATATTCAACCCGGTTTGGTT contains:
- the murA gene encoding UDP-N-acetylglucosamine 1-carboxyvinyltransferase is translated as MGTFEITGGKRLKGELVPQGAKNEALQIISAVLLTPEKVIIRNVPDIIDVNKLISLLQAMGVKVEKLEEGTFSFEAKEVNMEYLNSDDFKNRGGGLRGSIMIVGPLLARFGKGYIPKPGGDKIGRRRLDTHFLGFQKLGAVFNYDSKENFYRVEASNLKGTYMLLDEASVTGTANIIMAAVLAKGKTTIYNAACEPYIQQLCKMLNRMGAKITGVGSNLITIEGVEYLHGCEHKLLPDMIEIGSFIGLAAMTQSEITIKNVAYPELGMIPEVFSRLGIKMELRGDDLFIPSQESYEVESFIDGSILTIADAPWPGFTPDLLSIVLVVATQAKGSVLIHQKMFESRLFFVDKLIDMGAQIILCDPHRATVIGLNRQFPLRGVTMTSPDIRAGVSLLIAALSAEGKSVIHNIEQIDRGYQNIDVRLNKLGAEIKRL
- a CDS encoding DUF4290 domain-containing protein yields the protein MTENTDLSYNTQRPKLIIPEYGRNVQHMVEYCMSIADREERNKVANAIISVMGQLAPHLRDVEDYRHKLWTHLFVISDFKLDVDSPYPKPSPEEFHEKPNRVEYPKKNIRFGHYGKTIEMMIQKAVEFEEGEEKKALILTIANLMKRSYLTWNRDTVTDEVIFEQLKSLSSGKIELKDIELTNKAMGGGQEQRQGNFQKKKHWNKNFKHKNKKRY